One segment of Drosophila ananassae strain 14024-0371.13 chromosome 3R, ASM1763931v2, whole genome shotgun sequence DNA contains the following:
- the LOC6505753 gene encoding trithorax group protein osa isoform X11: MATSAMQSAASSAPGSVSANNPQLKRVVYSKYRELLGSYNDKANAIIDTLPAYMVHKDRGFQLPELHPVTNGDAKNCLESSYGQRGGGGAGNGGYEAPACVQNAMMTKDKKPFTYTPGGIDLSQIRSERMAKRLARNAQSEGATGASQQNRPAQPQSPGGGAASAMGAAAMGMPFQVLPPPPPPQPLGQTGKNGTSAAAAAAPPPPPPQQPSTLAPPTGRLSAPGSPATARKSPTPQRFEPPPLGFRPEIKIPPNPMAALRKVPPPVEKNTFWKDEYCKDRSKSPLPEVTAAPTEGYTNGNSNSNGNGNGNSSSNSPSDVVDAPRSAPAPSVESNNGNSYIPYTPTTQQQPPVASPKTPPMPQQQPTPPATPPQQEQQQQPTQTQPQQVTPQQEQEPQQLPSQFRSVAMPTSPAVNVYTRQTESPRSPFEQQQRSTESPFRYAQQQQSPQQRPPAAISPLAQVPQQQQSPQQRPPAAISPLAQVPQQQQSPQQRPPAAISPLAQVPQQQQQQQSQQQAAQSVPWRTQRQPGPQQQQQQLQSHPQPIYNNVQQQQQQRSRDVFSPARTETGATSFQQQQQQQNFGPQTQNQYAAAAKPTNVGSLYIAPLAQPTEPQAQRILLQQQQQQAGARDSPMRQLPQQQQSQQPQGNQNLRWLTSQPASKEQAPWALGRPEENGNVLPSTLRQTTPQPQSQTSFYQLPQLQPQTGNGYGPSPVAAAPIISQHNFGSNPQPGGLRLQINLNTNGSSSNNNANPSAPRERIIPITLEQTPTYAAAQPNFGGHIIRSANQFVDQGYNNYAAPPAGQWREPSSQRVLSPSQPPVNASTNGTATRIIPIAIEGGRGGPVSQSPVLLQNGNYNLYVHQCPLEAEILYRKNRLSDPRSPPIQSKSFRILQKITDTVDDGSDGAPQHQQQQSPQQTPQEAELQRPQFARQMSAQQARNSPTIEQMRRLQIAQDQQQYQSGNGVSAQNRFTQQRYDTPQQQQKYVPPSEQQVPEPKKYTGSAIPSRSFKILQAMTTPENAGPGQSDL, encoded by the exons atgGCCACCTCAGCTATGCAATCTGCGGCATCATCCGCCCCCGGTTCCGTATCCGCCAATAATCCCCAACTTAAACGCGTCGTCTACTCCAAGTACCGCGAACTCCTCGGATCGTATAATGATAAGGCCAATGCCATTATCGACACCCTGCCCGCCTATATGGTGCACAAGGATCGGGGCTTCCAGCTGCCGGAGCTACATCCTGTGACGAACGGGGATGCCAAGAACTGCCTGGAGTCGTC ATACGGACAgcgcggaggaggaggagccggAAATGGAGGCTACGAGGCCCCCGCCTGCGTCCAGAACGCGATGATGACAAAAGACAAGAAGCCGTTCACCTACACACCCGGCGGCATTGATCTCTCCCAGATCCGGTCCGAGCGGATGGCCAAGCGCCTGGCCCGCAACGCCCAGTCGGAGGGGGCGACCGGCGCCTCCCAACAGAACAGACCCGCCCAGCCGCAGTCGCCGGGCGGAGGGGCGGCCAGCGCGATGGGTGCCGCCGCCATGGGCATGCCCTTCCAGGTGCTGcccccgccgccgccgccacagCCTCTGGGACAGACGGGTAAGAACGGTACGTCCGCCGCTGCAGCGGCTGcacccccaccaccacccccccaACAACCCAGCACACTAGCGCCGCCCACAGGGCGTCTAAGTGCACCCGGTTCTCCGGCGACGGCCCGCAAGTCGCCAACTCCACAGCGCTTCGAGCCGCCGCCACTCGGCTTCCGGCCGGAGATCAAAATTCCACCCAATCCGATGGCAGCACTGCGCAAAGTTCCGCCTCCGGTGGAGAAGAACACATTCTGGAAGGACGAGTACTGCAAAGACCGCTCCAAGAGCCCCCTGCCCGAGGTGACAGCTGCCCCCACTGAGGGGTACACCAATgggaacagcaacagcaatggcaatggcaatggcaatagcagcagcaacagccccTCAGATGTTGTTGATG CTCCCCGGTCAGCACCAGCTCCCAGTGTGGAAAGTAACAATGGCAATAGTTATATTCCATATACACCCACTACGCAGCAACAGCCGCCGGTGGCTTCTCCCAAGACACCACCAATGCCGCAGCAACAGCCTACGCCACCAGCAACACCACcacagcaggagcagcaacagcaaccgaCACAAACTCAGCCGCAGCAGGTAACACcacagcaggagcaggaaccACAACAGCTGCCATCACAGTTCCGTAGTGTAGCTATGCCAACTTCGCCGGCTGTGAATGTCTACACTCGGCAAACGGAGAGCCCTCGATCGCCTttcgagcagcagcagcgatcCACAGAAAGTCCCTTCCGGTACGCCCAACAGCAACAGTCGCCACAGCAACGTCCACCAGCAGCCATATCGCCACTGGCTCAGGtgccacagcagcaacagtcgCCGCAGCAACGTCCACCAGCAGCCATATCGCCACTGGCTCAGGtgccacagcagcaacagtcaCCGCAGCAACGTCCACCAGCAGCCATATCACCACTGGCTCAGGTgccacaacagcagcagcagcagcagtcacAGCAACAGGCTGCCCAGTCTGTGCCCTGGAGAACACAACGCCAGCCTGgcccacagcaacagcagcagcaattgcAATCGCATCCCCAGCCTATCTACAACAATgttcagcagcaacagcaacagagaTCTCGCGATGTTTTCAGCCCAGCTAGGACTGAAACCGGAGCAACTAGTttccaacaacagcagcaacagcagaacTTTGGCCCTCAAACTCAAAACCAATATGCGGCAGCAGCAAAGCCA ACCAATGTTGGCTCGCTCTACATCGCTCCGTTGGCCCAACCCACAGAGCCGCAGGCTCAACGAATTCtgttgcagcaacagcagcagcaggcaggTGCCCGTGATTCGCCAATGCGTCAGttgccacagcagcagcagtcacAGCAGCCGCAAGGCAACCAGAATCTGAGGTGGCTCACCTCTCAGCCGGCCAGCAAGGAGCAGGCACCCTGGGCCCTGGGTCGTCCCGAGGAGAACGGCAACGTGCTGCCCTCCACTCTTAGACAGACCACGCCGCAGCCCCAGAGCCAGACCTCGTTCTACCAGCTGCCGCAGTTGCAGCCACAGACAGGAAATGGCTATGGACCATCTCCGGTGGCAGCTGCTCCCATCATCAGTCAGCACAATTTCGGATCGAATCCTCAGCCAGGAGGATTGCGTTTGCAGATCAATCTGAACACcaatggcagcagcagcaacaacaatgccaATCCAAGCGCACCAAGG GAACGTATCATACCCATAACTCTGGAGCAGACACCCACCTATGCCGCAGCCCAGCCCAATTTTGGTG GTCACATAATTCGCTCAGCTAATCAATTTGTCGATCAAGGTTACAACAATTATGCAGCTCCCCCAGCGGGGCAGTGGCGGGAACCGAGTTCCCAGCGTGTCCTTTCGCCCAGCCAACCGCCGGTTAATGCCAGCACCAACGGTACCGCAACCAGGATAATTCCGATCGCAATCGAGGGAGGACGCGGAGGTCCTGTCTCCCAGTCGCCTGTTCTGCTCCAAAA TGGCAATTACAATTTGTATGTGCACCAGTGTCCGCTCGAGGCGGAGATACTCTACAGAAAGAATCGTCTCAG CGATCCACGTTCACCGCCCATCCAATCGAAATCGTTTAGAATTTTGCAAAAGATAACCGACACCGTGGACGATGGAAGCGATGGAGCGCcacagcatcagcagcagcagtcgccGCAACAAACGCCCCAGGAGGCGGAGTTGCAGCGGCCACAGTTTGCCCGCCAGATGAGCGCCCAACAGGCTAGGAATAGTCCGACCATCGAGCAGATGAGGCGCCTCCAAATCGCCCAGGATCAGCAGCAGTATCAGTCGG GTAATGGAGTCTCTGCCCAGAACCGATTCACCCAACAACGTTATG ATACACCCCAACAACAGCAAAAATATGTGCCGCCTAGTGAACAACAAGTTCCGGAACCCAAAAAGTACACAGGAAGCGCTATACCCAGTCGATCATTTAAGATTCTTCAAGCAATGACAACACCTGAAAATGCCG